The Streptomyces sp. NBC_00435 nucleotide sequence TGCGCGGGGAGCCGGCGGAGCCGGGAGCACCGGGGGGTTCGTCACGCGACACAGCGATACCACGCACCCGGGCCTGCGGGAACGTCGGCCCCGGAGGGAACCGGGACCGGTGCGAGACCCTCTAGACGGGCAGAAGGGGGAGATGGTCATGACAACGAATGCGGTATCCCGGGCCGGGCGGACGGTCCTGGCCGGGCTGACGGTGCTCCTGTGCGGCGCGCTCGCCGCCTGCGGCACCGTAAGGGCCGGCGAGGCGGCCGGGCCCGCCGCTCCGACGGTGTCGCCCGGTCCCGAACAGTGCGATCTGGACGGTGCGACGGGTACGGGTGACGGGGCGGGCGGCTCCACCGGCGCCCCCGACATCCCGACGGAGGAGCAGACGGGCGGTTACGCGGGTCCGCCGACGGATGAGGAGACGGGGTCCTACGCGGGTCCGCCCACGGACGAGGAGACGGGGTCCTACGCGGGTCCGCCCACGGACGAGGAGACGGGCGGTTACGCCGGTCCCCCGACCGATCAGGACACCGGCGCCCCGGACCCGCCCACGGACGGTACCGCCGCACCCTCCTCCGGGCCCGGGGTCGTCACCAACGGCGCCGGTCCGTGCGGCGCGGCGGGGTGGTTCGACATGAGGCGGGACTTCGTCGCCTACTACGCGAAGCACCGGACCGGCGAGGACCAGGGAATCCCCGCGGACGGAGTCGGCGAGGTCCGCGTCCGCAAGGTGCGCGGGACCTGCCTGGCCGAGGTGACCTTCGCCACTCACGCCGTGGGCAAGGGGCGCGGGGACGACGCCCGCAGGGTGGTACGGGTCTTCGCGGCCTGGCGGAACGAGGTGTACGGGGACACGGACGCGGGCACGGTCACGGTTCGTACGCGTGAGGATTCCCCCGTGGTCGTGACCGGTACATGGTGACCCCGGTGAGCCCCGCCCGCGGGGCGAGCCGCGGCGATCGACGACAACCGAACCCCGAAGCAGGAAGCAGAGGCAGAACCGCGATGACCGACGACGCCGCGAACGAACCGCACGTCCCCTCCGACGCGGAGCGTGCGGCCCGCGCCCAGGTGCGGGAGCGGGCCACCGGCCTGACGCACCACGAGACCGCCGCTGCCCTCGAAGCCGCGGAGGCGGCCGCGGAGGAGGCCTCGGGCGATCTGGAGAGCGCCGACGACGCCACCCGCGCCTCCGTCGCGGAATGGCGGCGCATCACGGATCTGCTCTTCGACCACGGAGGTCCCTACTCACCCGATATCGATGCCTTCGTCCAGGGTCAGCTCGCGGCCCGCGCCGACCATGCCGACCCCAAGCAGAGCTTGGGGAAGTCATAAGGTCTGGTTATGGGGTCATAACCCAGGGGTGGGTGCCGAGTTAGGATGCCCTTAGTTTAGGGTTCCCTTGATCGAGTATTTCGTCGTTCGAAGGGAACCCAGCCATGCCTCGCCCCCTGCGGGTAGCAATCGTCGGTGCCGGCCCCGCCGGCATCTACGCCGCCGACGCCCTGCTGAAGTCCGAGGCGGCCGTCGAGCCGGGTGTGTCCATCGACATCTTCGAACGGATGCCGGCCCCCTTCGGTCTGATCCGCTACGGCGTCGCCCCCGACCACCCGCGCATCAAGGGCATCATCACCGCCCTCCACCAGGTGCTCGACAAGCCGCAGGTGCGTCTCTTCGGCAACGTCGACTACCCGAACGACATCAGCCTCGACGAACTGCACTCCTTCTACGACGCCGTGATCTTCTCCACCGGCGCCACCGCCGACCGCGCGCTGACCATCCCGGGCGTGGACCTCGACGGCTCCTACGGCGCCGCCGACTTCGTCTCCTGGTACGACGGTCACCCCGACGTCCCGCGCACCTGGTCGCTGGAGGCGGAGAAGGTCGCCGTCCTCGGCGTCGGCAACGTCGCCCTCGACGTGGCCCGGATCCTCGCCAAGACCGCGGACGAGCTGCTGCCGACCGAGATCCCGGCGAACGTCTACGACGGCCTCAAGGCCAACAAGGCGCTCGAGGTCCACGTCTTCGGCCGCCGCGGTCCCGCGCAGGCCAAGTTCAGCCCCATGGAGCTGCGCGAGCTGGACCACTCGCCCAACATCGAGGTCATCGTCAACCCCGAGGACATCGACTACGACGAGGGCTCGATCACCACCCGCCGCTCCAACAAGCAGGCGGACATGGTCGCCAAGACCCTGGAGAACTGGGCGATCCGCGACATCGGCGACCGCCCGCACAAGCTCTTCCTACACTTCTTCGAGTCGCCCACCGAGGTTCTCGGGGAGGACGGCAAGGTCGTCGGCCTGCGCACCGAGCGCACCGAACTGGACGGCACCGGCAACGTGAAGGGCACCGGCCAGTTCACCGACTGGGACGTCCAGTCCGTCTACCGCGCGGTCGGCTACCTCTCCGACGAGCTGCCCAAGCTGCCGTGGGACGTGGAGTCCGGCACCGTTCCGGACGAGGGCGGCCGCGTCATCGAAGCAGGCACCCACCTGCGGTCCACGTACGTCACCGGCTGGATCCGCCGCGGCCCCATCGGTCTGATCGGCCACACCAAGGGCGACGCGAACGAGACGGTCGCGAGCCTGCTCGCCGACCACGCCGCCGGCGCCCTGCGAACGCCGGGCACCCCCGAGCCGGAGGCCGTCGAGGCCTTCCTGTCCGGGAGGGAGATCCGCTTCACGACGTGGGAGGGCTGGTACAAGCTCGACGCCGCCGAGAAGGCGCTGGGCGAGCCGCAGGGCCGCGAGCGGGTCAAGCTCGTCGAGCGCGAGGACATGCTCGGGGCGAGCGGGGCTTAGCCACCAGCCACGCAACGAGTCCGGGCGGGCCCGCCGTGCGCGGGCCCGCCCGGACTGCCGTGCGACGGAGTCCCCCGTACGGAGGGTCCGGGAGGTCCCCCCTTCCGGGGCGGAATGCCGGGCGCCCGGAGGAGGTTCGGGTCATAGCGACACCCGAACACCACGGACGCACGGGAGAGCTCATGAAGATCGGCATCATCGGCGCGGGCAACATCGGCGGCAACCTCACCCGCCGGCTCACCGCCATCGGACACGACGTGGCCGTCGCCAACTCGCGCGGCCCCGAAACCCTGACCGACCTCGCGCGGGAGACGGGAGCCACCCCGGTCACCGTCGCCGAAGCGGCGCGTGACGCCGAGGTCGTCGTCGTGACGGTCCCCCTGAAGAACGTCCCGGATCTGCCCACGGGCCTCTTCGGCGGGGCGGCGCCCGGCTTCGCCGTCATCGACACCGGGAACTACTACCCGCAGCAGCGCGACGGCCGGATCGCCGGCATCGAGGACGAGGGTCTCACCGAGAGCCGCTGGACCGAGCGGAACCTGGGTCACCCCGTCGTCAAGGCCTTCAACGGCACGTATGCCCAGGACATCCTGGACCGGCCCCTCGAAGCCGGCCACCCCGACCGGCAGGCCCTGCCCGTCGCGGGCGACGACGAGGCGGCGAAGAAGACCGTACGGGCCCTCATCGACGAACTCGGCTTCGACACCGTCGACTCCGGCGGCATCGACGACTCCTGGCGACAGCAGCCCGGCACCCCCGTGTACGGCCTCCGGGCGGGCACGCAGGCCGTGGTCGAGGCGCTTGCCGAGGCTTCGCCGGAGCGGCCGGCGGACTTCCGGGGCTGACCGGGATCTGACGGAAGTCTGACGGGCGCCCCCGAACCCTGGCCGAGGGGTGCGCGGGGTGGTCGAATCGGCGGGTGAGCAGAGCAGAGCGAACCGAACCTGACCCGGGTAACAGCCACGCCCCCGATCCGGACCCCGGCCCGGACCCCGACGGCAGCGGCGCCCCCGTCGGCCGCCGGCTGGTCCTCGGCATGGTGGGGCTCGGCGCGCTCGGCCTGGCCCTCGCGCCGCGGCTCCAGTCGGGGCTCGACGCCGTACTGGGCGGGGCCGCGGCCAAGGATCCGACGGGCCTCACCGGACTGCTGCCGGGCGGCGGAGGGTTCCGCTACTACTCCGTCGCATCCTCGGTGCCCGAACGCGGCCCGGCCGACTACCGGCTGACCGTCGACGGCCTGGTCGACCGGCCGGCCACGTACACCCTGGACGCGCTGCGCGCCCTGCCGCGCACCCGGGTCGTCCGCGACGTCCAGTGCGTCACGGGGTGGCGGGTCCCGGCCACCCCCTTCGAGGGTGTCCCGCTCCACCGGCTCCTGGACGCCGCCGGGGTCCGGTCCGAGGCCCGCGCGATCCGCTTCACCTGCTTCGACGGCACCTACACCGAGAGCCTCACGCTCCCGCAGGCCCGCCGCGACGACGTATTGGTCGCCCTGAACATGCGCGACGAGCCGCTCAGCCACGCCCACGGCGGCCCGGTCCGCCTCTACGCGGCTCCCATGTACTTCTACAAATCGGCGAAATGGCTGTCGGGCATCACCTTGACCCGGGACGTCCGGCCCGGCTACTGGGAGGAACTCGGCTACGACGTCGACGCCTGGGTCGGCAAGTCGAACGGACGCGACGATGCCCCTACCGTCTGAACGCCCCGCCGGGGTGAGCCGGTTCAGCCCGGCCGAGCGCCAGATCCACCGGATCACCGCCGCCCTGACGGGTGTGTGTCTGGTGAGCGCCGGCTGCCTGTACCTGCCGCCGCTGGCCGAACTGGTGGGCCGCCGGCACCTGGTGGTCACCGTCCACGAGTGGTCGGGGCTGCTGATCCCGGCCCCCGCACTGCTCGGGCTCGCGTCCCGGGCCTTCCGCGCCGACCTGCGGCGGCTGAACCGCTTCGGCCCGCACGACCTGACCTGGCTGCGTTCCGCGCTGCGCCGAGACCACCGGCAGGCGGCGCGCCCGGCCGGCAAGTTCAACGCCGGGCAGAAGCTCTACGCGAGCTGGAGCGCCGGGGCGGCCCTGGTGATGCTGGGCACCGGCCTGCTGATGTGGTTCACCGGCCTGGCCCCGCTGCCCTGGCGTACCGCAGCCACCTTCGTCCACGACTGGCTGGCCATCGCGCTGACCGTGGCCGTCGTGGGCCACGTCATGAAGGCGCTCGCCGATCCGGAGGCCCGGCGCGGGATGCGCACGGGCTCCGTGGACGCCGGCTGGGCGCGGCGCGAGCACCCGCTGTGGCGGGCTACTCCTGCGGAACGGCCGCGTCCAGGGCGGCGGTGAGCTTCCGCAAGCGGTCCTGCAGGTCCTTGATCTCGCCGAGCTCGAAGCCGGTTGCGGTGGCGATCCGCCGGGGAACCTCGACGGCCCGGGCGCGCAGCGCCGTACCTGCCGCGGTGGGGCGTACGTGCACGGACCGCTCGTCCTCGGTGCTGCGCTCCCGGACCAGCAGACCGCCCGCCTCCAGGCGCTTGAGCAGCGGGGAGAGGGTTCCCGAATCGAGCCGCAGGTGCTGTCCGAGCCGTTTGACCGGCAGCTCGCCGTGCTCCCAGAGGACCAGCATCACCAGGTACTGCGGGTAGGTGAGCCCGAGGTCCTTCAGGACGACGCGGTACAGGCCGCCGAAGGCCCGGTTCGCCGCGCCCAGCGCGAAGCAGATCTGGCCGTCGAGGCGCAGGAAGTCCTGGTCGGCGAGGGCGTCGGTCGATTGCTCGGTCATGGATGCCAGTGTACCCGGGGGTGCCGTGGCGGCAACTAAATTGTGCACAACTGAATTGTGTGTCATATTGATGGGGCGAGGTCGTCGACCGACGGACCCGCCTCAGCCCTGTGAGAGGAACCCCCGAGATGGACGCGATCTACACCGCTGTCGCCACCGCCAACGGCCGCGAAGGCCGCGCCGTCAGCTCCGACGGCCAGATCGACCTCGCGCTGGCCATGCCCCCGGCGCTCGGCGGGAACGGTCAGGGCACCAACCCCGAGCAGCTCTTCGCGGCGGGGTACGCCGCCTGCTTCGCCAGCGCCCTCGGGCTGGTCGGCCGCCAGGCCAAGGTCGACACCAGTGAGGTCTCGGTGACCGCGGAGGTCTCCATCGGCAAGGACGGTGCGGGCTTCGGACTGGCCGTCGTCCTGCGCGTCGAGCTCCCCGACGCCCTGGCCGGTGAGACCGGCACCCTGCTGGTCAAGCAGGCGCACGAGGTCTGCCCCTACTCCCGCGCCACCCGCGGCAACATCCCCGTCGAGCTCGTCGTCGAGTAGTCCAGCGGTCCTTGAACCGGTCCCGGGGCAGCCGGATCCGGTGGCCCCGCGGTTCCGTACTCCCCGAGCCTCCGCCGGAGCGGCCGCTCTCCCCGTCAGCCGGTCGTGCGCGCGGATCCCGCCGCGCGCGCCGAGCGGGCGGTGAGCGCGGCCGCTCCGGCGTCGGTCAGGCGGCCGTGCAGGCGCAGTCGGGCGAGTCCGCCGTCGGGGTAGACGTCGAGGCGGGCGTGCGTGGCCAGGACCGGCGCCGCGAGCGGCAGCCGGTGCGGGCTGTCGGGCTCCAGCCGGGTGCGCGGGAGGACCCGCGTCCACGCGCCGTCCTCGCCGTCCTTGACCGACAGCGAGACCCAGCCGGCCGCGTTCCCCTTCAGGTTCGCGGTGTCCACCTCCACGGCCCGGATCTCGCACTGCCCGGCCAGCCGGTACGCGATCCAGTCGTTGCCCTTGTCGCGGCGCCGACGCGTCTCCCATCCGTCGTCCTGCTTCTGTGACAGCCCCGGCATGATGGTGTTTTCGGGGGAGGAGTAGAAGCCGTCCGAGGCGTCCTCCACGACCCCGCCGTTGACGACGCAGGCCACGTCCACCACGCCGAGCAGGGCCAGCCACGCCGGATCGGGCAGCACTTCCCCGTGGACCCGCAGGCGTGCGATGCCCCCGTCGGGGTGCTGGTCGACGCGCAGGTGCGTCCAGCGCCGCTCCGAGGTGACCGCGATCCCGTTGGCGGCGTGACCGCGCACCGGGGTGCGGGGGACGATCTCCTCCCAGGCGTCCTCCCGTTCGAGGAGCTCGGCGATCGAGGGCGTCCCTTCGAAGGCGGCGGCCCACACGCTCACCTGCTGCGGGTAGTTGCCGCGGAAGTGCGCGGTGTCGACGACGATCCCGCGGATGACGCCGGGGGCGCCGAGGCGGATCAGGGCCCAGTCGTGGTCGGAGTCCGCCGGAAACGGCTCCTCGGCGCTCGCCCCGCGCCGCCGCCTGGTCTCCCAGCCGTCCATGACCTTGCCCTTGTTGGCGTAGTGGTGGACGTCGAAGACCGCCGGGGTGCGCAGCAGCAGGTTCTCCCGCTCGGCGAAGAACTCGTCGTTGGCGGCGAGGACCCCCGCCCCGAGCCGGCGGTCGGCGAGGTCCGTGAGGTGGGAGAAGGCGAAGGTGCCGCCACGGTAGTCGGCGTACGGGTCTCCCGAGACGTACGGCGCGGCGGCGAAGTCGGTGGTCGTGGGACGCATGGCTGGGGTCCTTCTTTCCTTGTCGGGAAGGGGAGTTGGGGAGTGGGGCGATGTCCTGACTCTCGCTCACCGGGATTGCTCAGGTCCATCGACAGTTTTCGATCATTCCTTTCAGTGGAGCTGAAAGGTGTGGACCCAAGAGCCATTCATCGCCTCGGCGGCGTCGACAGCTCCGGCACTTCCCGCCACGGCGAGTTCGCCCGTCCCGGCGGCTTCGGCCACGGCTCCGGCGGCGGCGCCACCGACCTGCGCACCGGCGCCTTCGGCCCGACTGGTGGCCGGCGGCGGGGGAGGAGCCTGCAACGGCGGCCCTCCGCCGCGCGGCGGCAACGGCGGTCAGGGCGGAGGCCCCGAGGGATCCGGCGCCGGAGGCACCGGCGGAACCGCGACCCAGCCCGGCACCGGCACCCGTACCTCCCCGCTCGGCGGACCGGGAGGCGACGCGAGCGGCATCG carries:
- a CDS encoding FAD-dependent oxidoreductase, which codes for MPRPLRVAIVGAGPAGIYAADALLKSEAAVEPGVSIDIFERMPAPFGLIRYGVAPDHPRIKGIITALHQVLDKPQVRLFGNVDYPNDISLDELHSFYDAVIFSTGATADRALTIPGVDLDGSYGAADFVSWYDGHPDVPRTWSLEAEKVAVLGVGNVALDVARILAKTADELLPTEIPANVYDGLKANKALEVHVFGRRGPAQAKFSPMELRELDHSPNIEVIVNPEDIDYDEGSITTRRSNKQADMVAKTLENWAIRDIGDRPHKLFLHFFESPTEVLGEDGKVVGLRTERTELDGTGNVKGTGQFTDWDVQSVYRAVGYLSDELPKLPWDVESGTVPDEGGRVIEAGTHLRSTYVTGWIRRGPIGLIGHTKGDANETVASLLADHAAGALRTPGTPEPEAVEAFLSGREIRFTTWEGWYKLDAAEKALGEPQGRERVKLVEREDMLGASGA
- a CDS encoding NADPH-dependent F420 reductase — protein: MATPEHHGRTGELMKIGIIGAGNIGGNLTRRLTAIGHDVAVANSRGPETLTDLARETGATPVTVAEAARDAEVVVVTVPLKNVPDLPTGLFGGAAPGFAVIDTGNYYPQQRDGRIAGIEDEGLTESRWTERNLGHPVVKAFNGTYAQDILDRPLEAGHPDRQALPVAGDDEAAKKTVRALIDELGFDTVDSGGIDDSWRQQPGTPVYGLRAGTQAVVEALAEASPERPADFRG
- a CDS encoding molybdopterin-dependent oxidoreductase, coding for MSRAERTEPDPGNSHAPDPDPGPDPDGSGAPVGRRLVLGMVGLGALGLALAPRLQSGLDAVLGGAAAKDPTGLTGLLPGGGGFRYYSVASSVPERGPADYRLTVDGLVDRPATYTLDALRALPRTRVVRDVQCVTGWRVPATPFEGVPLHRLLDAAGVRSEARAIRFTCFDGTYTESLTLPQARRDDVLVALNMRDEPLSHAHGGPVRLYAAPMYFYKSAKWLSGITLTRDVRPGYWEELGYDVDAWVGKSNGRDDAPTV
- a CDS encoding cytochrome b/b6 domain-containing protein — protein: MPLPSERPAGVSRFSPAERQIHRITAALTGVCLVSAGCLYLPPLAELVGRRHLVVTVHEWSGLLIPAPALLGLASRAFRADLRRLNRFGPHDLTWLRSALRRDHRQAARPAGKFNAGQKLYASWSAGAALVMLGTGLLMWFTGLAPLPWRTAATFVHDWLAIALTVAVVGHVMKALADPEARRGMRTGSVDAGWARREHPLWRATPAERPRPGRR
- a CDS encoding MarR family winged helix-turn-helix transcriptional regulator, yielding MTEQSTDALADQDFLRLDGQICFALGAANRAFGGLYRVVLKDLGLTYPQYLVMLVLWEHGELPVKRLGQHLRLDSGTLSPLLKRLEAGGLLVRERSTEDERSVHVRPTAAGTALRARAVEVPRRIATATGFELGEIKDLQDRLRKLTAALDAAVPQE
- a CDS encoding organic hydroperoxide resistance protein, whose amino-acid sequence is MDAIYTAVATANGREGRAVSSDGQIDLALAMPPALGGNGQGTNPEQLFAAGYAACFASALGLVGRQAKVDTSEVSVTAEVSIGKDGAGFGLAVVLRVELPDALAGETGTLLVKQAHEVCPYSRATRGNIPVELVVE
- the alc gene encoding allantoicase; its protein translation is MRPTTTDFAAAPYVSGDPYADYRGGTFAFSHLTDLADRRLGAGVLAANDEFFAERENLLLRTPAVFDVHHYANKGKVMDGWETRRRRGASAEEPFPADSDHDWALIRLGAPGVIRGIVVDTAHFRGNYPQQVSVWAAAFEGTPSIAELLEREDAWEEIVPRTPVRGHAANGIAVTSERRWTHLRVDQHPDGGIARLRVHGEVLPDPAWLALLGVVDVACVVNGGVVEDASDGFYSSPENTIMPGLSQKQDDGWETRRRRDKGNDWIAYRLAGQCEIRAVEVDTANLKGNAAGWVSLSVKDGEDGAWTRVLPRTRLEPDSPHRLPLAAPVLATHARLDVYPDGGLARLRLHGRLTDAGAAALTARSARAAGSARTTG